In one Corallococcus sp. EGB genomic region, the following are encoded:
- a CDS encoding thioredoxin family protein: protein MTHAITESRSEWLAARKELLAKEKALTRMRDELSATRRTMPWLRVTEPYVFDGPEGRETLAQLFAGRSQLLVYHFMFAPEWEAGCKNCSFWADSFNGVVEHLSQRDVSFVAISRAELPKLQAFRQRMGWRFKWVSSHGSEFNFDFQVSFRADAVARGDAVYNYGPLPHSASDMPGFSVFSKDERGDVFHTYGTYGRGIDPLNTGYQLLDLVPKGRAEDGLPSPMHWVRRRDEYGP from the coding sequence GTGACACACGCCATTACGGAGTCGAGGAGTGAGTGGCTGGCCGCGCGCAAGGAGCTGTTGGCGAAGGAGAAGGCCCTCACGCGCATGCGCGACGAGCTGAGCGCCACACGCCGCACCATGCCCTGGCTGCGTGTGACCGAGCCATACGTGTTCGATGGCCCCGAGGGCAGGGAGACGCTTGCGCAGCTCTTCGCGGGCCGAAGCCAGTTGCTCGTCTACCACTTCATGTTCGCCCCCGAATGGGAGGCCGGTTGCAAGAACTGTTCGTTCTGGGCCGATTCCTTCAACGGAGTCGTCGAGCACCTGAGTCAGCGGGACGTCAGCTTCGTCGCCATCTCACGCGCGGAGCTGCCGAAGCTGCAGGCCTTCCGGCAGCGGATGGGCTGGCGCTTCAAGTGGGTGTCATCGCATGGAAGCGAGTTCAACTTCGACTTCCAGGTGTCCTTCCGAGCAGACGCCGTGGCGCGTGGCGACGCCGTCTACAACTACGGACCGCTGCCGCACTCCGCTTCAGACATGCCAGGCTTCAGCGTCTTCTCGAAGGATGAACGCGGCGACGTCTTCCACACCTACGGGACCTACGGGCGAGGCATTGATCCGCTCAACACGGGCTATCAGCTCCTGGACCTCGTCCCGAAAGGCCGAGCCGAGGACGGATTGCCCTCGCCGATGCACTGGGTTCGCCGGCGGGACGAGTATGGCCCCTGA
- a CDS encoding YtxH domain-containing protein has translation MKKLTLLALTLGALSVGVGCHRNTRESAKDDMEQAGDTVKNKAEDAAEATGDAAEKAGDKIEDATDK, from the coding sequence ATGAAGAAGCTGACGCTGCTGGCCTTGACGCTGGGCGCCCTCTCCGTGGGCGTGGGCTGCCACCGCAACACCCGCGAGTCCGCCAAGGACGACATGGAGCAGGCTGGCGACACCGTGAAGAACAAGGCCGAGGACGCTGCCGAGGCCACGGGCGACGCCGCGGAGAAGGCCGGCGACAAGATCGAGGACGCGACGGACAAGTAG
- a CDS encoding glutaminyl-peptide cyclotransferase, whose protein sequence is MDKTRSEAEETQPAEILREYGPFDVASRVHGVTYDGANVWFAGGERLQAFDPVSGEPVRTLDVPCDAGTAFDGRHLFQLGEGRIRKIDPGTGQVLKTVPAPGNGNDSGLTWAEGFLWVGQFRGRVIHQIDPETGAVLRTLESKRFVTGVTWTQGELWHGTAEGDSSDIRRIDPEDGRVLVRLTLPEGMTVTGLESDGGDIFYAGGGASRTVRAVRKPRRPRH, encoded by the coding sequence ATGGACAAGACGCGGAGCGAGGCGGAGGAGACACAGCCAGCGGAGATTCTCCGTGAGTACGGCCCATTTGATGTCGCCTCGCGCGTCCATGGCGTGACGTATGACGGCGCGAACGTCTGGTTCGCCGGAGGCGAGAGACTCCAGGCCTTCGACCCGGTGAGCGGTGAACCTGTGCGCACCCTCGACGTTCCATGCGACGCGGGAACCGCTTTCGATGGTCGGCACCTCTTTCAGCTCGGCGAGGGCCGCATCCGGAAGATCGACCCTGGGACGGGACAGGTTCTGAAGACCGTGCCTGCCCCCGGCAATGGCAACGACTCGGGGCTCACCTGGGCCGAGGGGTTTCTATGGGTGGGGCAGTTTCGCGGCCGGGTGATTCATCAAATCGACCCCGAGACGGGCGCTGTCCTGCGCACCCTTGAATCCAAGCGCTTCGTCACGGGCGTGACGTGGACGCAGGGCGAGTTGTGGCACGGCACCGCGGAAGGTGATTCGAGTGACATCCGACGCATCGACCCGGAAGACGGTCGCGTGCTTGTCCGGCTCACGCTGCCCGAGGGCATGACGGTCACCGGGCTCGAGTCGGACGGTGGCGACATCTTCTACGCGGGTGGAGGGGCGAGCCGCACGGTTCGCGCCGTGAGGAAGCCCCGGCGCCCGCGCCACTGA
- a CDS encoding helix-turn-helix domain-containing protein, producing the protein MDALTMAAARALEEGDPLGALQRVALREDAPALAMRGIAMAQMGGFAQATQLLRRAARAYGSSDALARARCNVAEAEVALASRDLGGAGRTLGEALRTFIRHGDWRNARYTRLLQARRALLLGRVDEAERAVAELDLLGASAMTLAVARLLEFEVALRRGATHAARVALGHARSAAERARIPSLDAEVEHAARVLRLPAARVIVRGEASLVMLDEVESLLGSGHLVVNACRRTVHARARVVTLATRPVLFELLRVLAEAWPGAASRDDLARDVFGARRVNASYRVRLRVELGRLRAQLRDLADIRATPLGFALAPRHSMEVRVLAPPVEGAGGAVLALLADGEHWSTSALALVLGASQRTVQRALSSLAEDGRVRALGSGRARRWVAPPVSGFTTALLLPASTLFE; encoded by the coding sequence ATGGATGCACTCACCATGGCGGCGGCTCGGGCACTGGAGGAGGGAGACCCCCTGGGTGCACTCCAGCGCGTGGCACTCCGAGAGGACGCGCCAGCGTTGGCCATGAGGGGCATCGCCATGGCGCAGATGGGGGGATTCGCGCAGGCGACGCAGCTCCTGCGGCGCGCGGCTCGCGCCTACGGCTCCAGCGACGCCCTCGCGCGGGCTCGCTGCAACGTCGCGGAGGCCGAGGTGGCACTCGCGTCTCGGGACCTCGGAGGGGCCGGCCGCACGCTCGGCGAAGCGCTGCGCACCTTCATTCGCCACGGTGACTGGCGGAACGCGCGCTACACGCGGTTGTTGCAGGCGCGGCGAGCCCTGTTGCTGGGGCGCGTCGATGAGGCCGAGCGGGCCGTGGCCGAGCTCGACCTCCTGGGTGCATCCGCGATGACCCTGGCTGTCGCGCGTCTGCTGGAATTCGAGGTGGCGCTGCGGCGAGGGGCCACCCATGCCGCCCGCGTCGCGCTCGGACACGCGCGGAGCGCCGCCGAACGTGCGCGCATCCCCTCGCTCGACGCCGAGGTCGAGCATGCCGCTCGTGTCCTGCGCCTCCCCGCCGCGCGAGTCATCGTCCGGGGCGAGGCGAGCCTGGTCATGCTCGATGAGGTCGAGTCGCTGCTGGGCTCGGGGCACCTCGTCGTCAACGCCTGCCGTCGAACGGTCCACGCACGCGCGCGCGTCGTGACGCTGGCCACCCGCCCCGTGTTGTTCGAACTCCTGCGCGTACTGGCCGAGGCCTGGCCTGGCGCGGCCTCGCGAGATGACCTTGCCCGGGACGTATTCGGAGCGCGGCGCGTGAACGCATCCTATCGCGTGCGCCTGCGCGTCGAGCTGGGCCGCCTGAGAGCCCAGTTGCGCGACCTGGCGGATATCCGGGCAACGCCTCTTGGCTTCGCCCTGGCTCCGCGGCATTCAATGGAGGTGCGGGTCCTCGCGCCACCCGTCGAGGGAGCGGGCGGTGCTGTGTTGGCGCTGCTCGCGGACGGCGAACATTGGTCGACTTCGGCGCTCGCGCTCGTGCTCGGTGCAAGTCAACGCACGGTGCAACGCGCCCTCTCCTCGCTGGCGGAGGACGGACGGGTGCGCGCGCTCGGCAGTGGCCGCGCGCGCCGCTGGGTGGCACCCCCTGTCAGTGGCTTCACGACGGCTTTGTTACTCCCAGCCTCCACTCTCTTTGAGTAG